In the genome of Halapricum salinum, one region contains:
- a CDS encoding geranylgeranyl reductase family protein, giving the protein MTTHEYDVVVAGAGTAGCYAAATIANEGLDVVIVERKDEEEAGHIACGDALKGASEFPEAIPKSQIEPAFTNTDVDHGRFEIPSEDAVLDIPVPGELAVIDRWEYGRRIIDGADRAGADFHYDTVIQNVRQDASGRVTGLDAKRKGSDVTYEAEVVIDGAGALSLLQDKADFSAATFDTNVNYSQFCSAYREIVHVDEPVEWDDALVFKPTERSAGYLWYFPRTPTEINVGLGFQMNEEPMELVEALKRDLRERPEFENATVEDKLGAALPTRRPYDSAVAPGYVAIGDAAGHVNPTTGGGIAGAAYAGKYAGEQAIKAIGEDDLSEAALWEYNERVMDHFGARYAALDVYNIFTTAYDLDDLMALLATLPVENLSEAIYSGSTNIGLWLKLKTAIKSFGHWGTIRDLYQTKRLADDVLDHYEAYPSSPGAFDDWQTQRDTLLDRVYEATGAEPKY; this is encoded by the coding sequence ATGACCACGCACGAGTACGACGTCGTCGTCGCCGGGGCCGGGACCGCGGGCTGTTACGCCGCGGCGACGATCGCCAACGAGGGACTGGACGTCGTCATCGTCGAGCGCAAAGACGAGGAGGAAGCCGGACACATCGCCTGCGGCGACGCGCTGAAGGGGGCCAGCGAATTCCCCGAAGCGATCCCCAAATCCCAGATCGAGCCGGCGTTTACGAACACGGATGTCGATCACGGCCGCTTCGAGATCCCCTCCGAAGACGCCGTGCTGGACATCCCCGTCCCGGGTGAACTCGCCGTCATCGACCGCTGGGAGTACGGCCGCCGGATTATCGACGGGGCCGACCGCGCGGGCGCCGACTTTCACTACGACACCGTGATCCAGAACGTCCGCCAGGACGCGTCGGGTCGCGTGACGGGCCTGGACGCCAAGCGCAAGGGCAGCGACGTCACCTACGAAGCCGAGGTCGTGATCGACGGTGCAGGCGCGCTCTCGCTACTCCAAGACAAGGCCGACTTCTCGGCGGCGACCTTCGACACGAACGTCAACTACTCGCAGTTCTGTTCGGCCTACCGGGAGATCGTCCACGTCGACGAACCCGTCGAGTGGGACGACGCGCTGGTGTTCAAGCCGACCGAGCGCTCGGCCGGCTACCTCTGGTACTTCCCGCGGACGCCCACCGAAATCAACGTCGGGCTCGGGTTCCAGATGAACGAGGAACCGATGGAACTGGTCGAAGCGCTCAAACGGGATCTACGCGAGCGACCGGAGTTCGAGAACGCGACCGTCGAGGACAAACTCGGCGCGGCACTGCCGACACGTCGGCCCTACGACTCGGCAGTCGCACCCGGCTACGTCGCGATCGGTGACGCCGCTGGTCACGTCAATCCCACCACTGGGGGCGGAATCGCTGGTGCAGCCTACGCCGGGAAATACGCCGGCGAACAAGCGATCAAAGCCATCGGCGAGGACGACCTCTCCGAGGCGGCGCTGTGGGAGTACAACGAGCGCGTGATGGATCACTTCGGCGCGCGCTACGCCGCACTGGATGTCTACAACATCTTCACGACGGCCTACGACCTCGACGACCTGATGGCGCTGCTGGCGACGCTCCCCGTCGAGAACCTCTCGGAAGCGATCTACTCCGGTTCGACCAATATCGGGCTGTGGCTCAAACTCAAGACGGCGATCAAGAGCTTCGGCCACTGGGGAACGATCCGGGACCTCTACCAGACCAAGCGGTTGGCAGACGACGTTCTCGACCACTACGAGGCCTATCCATCGAGTCCCGGAGCGTTCGACGACTGGCAAACACAGCGCGACACGCTGCTGGATCGCGTCTACGAGGCGACCGGCGCGGAACCGAAGTACTGA
- a CDS encoding CBS domain-containing ParB/RepB/Spo0J family partition protein, protein MMASSDGSPTVEEYMTREVSTVAPTTTVGEVAARIADSDDHSGLPVTDDGHVEGFVSASDLLLAEDDTPIRDVMSADLLVAHPEMDLDDAARVILRSGIQRLPVVDGDGDLVGIISNTDVIRSQIERATPDKVEELQETIEDVHGVETTQERRQVELADLRPTQTRVYADELEGRSYELERGLAEPLVVVDNAGELLLVDGHHRTTAANQLGIEEMEAYVIAVDTPVDLEMAKTSEDEQLESIDDITIVDYARHPLVETTERMGDEE, encoded by the coding sequence ATGATGGCCAGTTCCGATGGGTCGCCGACAGTCGAGGAGTACATGACTCGGGAGGTCTCGACGGTCGCGCCGACGACGACGGTGGGTGAAGTCGCCGCACGCATCGCCGACAGCGACGACCACAGCGGCCTCCCCGTCACAGACGACGGCCACGTCGAGGGGTTCGTCAGCGCGAGCGATCTCTTGCTGGCCGAGGACGACACCCCGATTCGTGACGTGATGAGTGCCGACCTGCTGGTCGCCCACCCCGAGATGGATCTTGACGACGCTGCGCGGGTGATCCTCCGATCGGGCATCCAGCGGTTGCCCGTCGTCGACGGCGACGGTGATCTCGTGGGGATCATCTCCAACACCGACGTGATCCGCAGTCAGATCGAGCGCGCGACGCCCGACAAAGTCGAGGAGCTCCAGGAGACTATCGAAGACGTGCACGGAGTCGAGACGACCCAGGAGCGCCGGCAGGTCGAACTCGCGGACCTCCGTCCGACACAGACCCGGGTGTACGCCGACGAACTCGAAGGTCGCAGCTACGAACTCGAACGCGGGCTCGCCGAGCCACTGGTCGTCGTCGACAACGCTGGGGAACTCCTGCTGGTCGACGGCCACCACCGGACGACCGCCGCGAACCAGCTCGGAATCGAGGAGATGGAGGCGTACGTCATCGCTGTCGACACGCCGGTCGACCTGGAGATGGCGAAGACCTCCGAGGACGAACAACTGGAGTCGATCGACGACATCACGATCGTCGACTACGCCCGCCATCCGCTGGTCGAGACGACCGAACGGATGGGCGACGAGGAGTGA
- a CDS encoding DUF7344 domain-containing protein, with the protein MASSTGGLQTSAGGVGIESDQSADEGQEEVDDPLTRDDTFEILSNHRRRFALHHLQQNGDRADLGDLSEHVAAWENDIGVAEVSSSERKRVYTSLQQFHLPKMDEKGVVEFDDREGVVELTAAAGDVDIYLEVVDGNDVPWSQYYLGLAAVNLGILGAALAGLYPFTLVPSAGLALLVVTTFLVSALVHTYFNRTEMRLGDSDTPPEVEG; encoded by the coding sequence ATGGCAAGCTCGACTGGGGGTCTCCAGACCTCCGCAGGAGGAGTGGGAATCGAATCGGATCAATCGGCGGACGAGGGGCAAGAGGAAGTCGACGATCCGCTCACGCGTGACGATACGTTCGAGATCCTGAGCAACCACCGGCGACGGTTCGCGCTGCATCACCTCCAGCAGAACGGCGACCGAGCGGATCTCGGCGATCTCTCAGAGCACGTCGCCGCCTGGGAGAACGACATTGGCGTGGCGGAAGTCTCTTCGAGCGAGCGCAAGCGCGTCTACACCTCTCTTCAGCAGTTCCATCTCCCGAAAATGGACGAGAAGGGCGTCGTGGAGTTCGACGATCGCGAGGGCGTCGTCGAGCTCACGGCCGCCGCAGGGGACGTCGACATCTATCTGGAGGTCGTCGACGGCAACGACGTCCCGTGGAGCCAGTACTATCTCGGTCTGGCCGCAGTAAACCTGGGCATCCTCGGGGCCGCGCTGGCGGGGCTCTACCCGTTCACACTCGTCCCATCTGCCGGTCTCGCGCTGCTCGTCGTCACGACGTTCCTCGTCTCCGCGCTCGTCCACACGTACTTCAACCGCACAGAGATGCGACTGGGCGACAGCGACACGCCACCGGAAGTGGAGGGGTGA
- a CDS encoding 2Fe-2S iron-sulfur cluster-binding protein codes for MTEYTVEFVGTDEEITVSDKETILSRCIDEGIAQEYSCRVGMCLACSAEIVDGEVTQPAARGLTDEEREQYALTCMARPQSDLKLDRGKYPPSIESDVVRREQADDGAAADD; via the coding sequence ATGACAGAGTACACCGTCGAGTTCGTGGGCACGGACGAGGAGATCACCGTCTCCGACAAGGAGACCATCCTGAGCCGGTGTATCGACGAAGGGATCGCCCAGGAGTACTCCTGCCGGGTCGGGATGTGTCTGGCTTGCTCTGCGGAGATCGTCGACGGCGAGGTGACTCAGCCGGCCGCGCGCGGGCTCACTGACGAGGAACGTGAGCAGTACGCGCTCACGTGTATGGCGCGCCCGCAGTCGGACCTCAAGCTGGATCGCGGGAAGTACCCGCCGAGTATCGAGAGTGACGTCGTCCGTCGCGAACAGGCCGACGACGGTGCGGCCGCCGACGACTGA
- the lrpA1 gene encoding HTH-type transcriptional regulator LrpA1, whose translation MSAESTADRILAVLEEDAQASYAEIADRAEVSKPTVRKYINKLEDEGVIVGYSADVDPKKLASQSIAMVGVDVESERYVEATRALREVEEIEALYTSSGDHMLMAEVRGRDGEELGDIIEESILSIEGVTAAHPSFLQERLK comes from the coding sequence ATGAGCGCGGAGTCGACGGCGGATCGTATCCTCGCCGTCTTGGAAGAAGACGCCCAGGCGTCCTACGCAGAGATCGCCGACCGGGCAGAGGTCTCCAAGCCTACTGTCAGGAAGTACATCAATAAACTCGAAGACGAGGGCGTCATCGTCGGGTATTCGGCGGATGTCGACCCGAAGAAACTCGCCAGTCAGTCCATCGCGATGGTCGGGGTCGACGTCGAGAGCGAACGCTACGTCGAGGCGACGCGGGCGCTTCGCGAGGTCGAAGAGATCGAGGCCCTCTATACCTCCAGTGGCGATCACATGCTGATGGCCGAGGTCCGGGGCCGAGATGGCGAAGAGCTCGGTGACATCATCGAGGAGTCGATCCTCTCGATCGAGGGAGTCACGGCCGCCCATCCCTCCTTCTTGCAGGAACGACTGAAGTAG
- a CDS encoding transcriptional regulator, translated as MVRDPFADEDAPELQDVLDALDDPECRSIVSVLDEPMTASEISEASDVPLSTTYRKLELLTEASLLSEGVDIRPDGQHASTYEIDFEEVVIAVTDDREFDVSIARRARTADERLENLWSEVRKET; from the coding sequence ATGGTCCGTGACCCGTTCGCGGACGAGGACGCTCCTGAGTTGCAGGACGTACTCGATGCACTCGACGACCCGGAATGTCGGTCGATCGTCTCGGTGCTGGACGAACCGATGACCGCCAGCGAGATCTCCGAGGCGAGCGACGTTCCGCTGTCGACGACCTACCGAAAGCTCGAACTACTGACCGAGGCGTCCCTGCTCAGCGAGGGCGTCGACATCAGACCTGACGGCCAGCACGCGAGCACCTACGAGATCGACTTCGAGGAGGTCGTCATCGCGGTGACCGACGACCGGGAGTTCGACGTCTCGATCGCTCGCCGTGCCCGGACGGCCGACGAACGCCTGGAGAACCTCTGGTCGGAGGTGCGCAAAGAAACATGA
- a CDS encoding type IV pilin, whose product MHTLQDDDQAVSPVIGVILMVAITVLLAATAAVFFFNLGETQDEMAPTVAFDVDYEPGSSDVLTITHNTGDDLTVGDLTVVVSGADPSGVNERHAVESISAYDAESTLNAGDSITISEGSLTGSDLDLSDATVKIVWNGQGTSQSRTLREWPSG is encoded by the coding sequence ATGCACACGCTACAAGACGACGACCAGGCAGTCTCACCGGTCATCGGTGTCATCCTGATGGTCGCGATCACAGTATTGCTCGCAGCAACAGCCGCGGTGTTCTTCTTCAATTTGGGAGAAACCCAGGACGAGATGGCTCCGACCGTAGCCTTCGATGTCGACTACGAACCGGGGAGTTCGGACGTCCTGACGATCACGCACAACACCGGAGACGACCTGACCGTCGGCGATCTGACAGTCGTCGTCTCCGGTGCCGATCCGAGTGGCGTCAACGAAAGACACGCCGTCGAGTCGATCTCGGCGTACGACGCAGAAAGCACGCTGAACGCCGGTGATTCGATCACGATCTCCGAAGGGTCGCTGACCGGGAGCGACCTCGACCTCAGTGATGCGACAGTCAAGATTGTCTGGAATGGCCAGGGAACCTCCCAGAGCCGAACGCTCCGGGAGTGGCCGAGCGGCTAA
- a CDS encoding DUF1102 domain-containing protein has translation MKRRSLLAGVGALAGAGTFTFGTGAFTSVSAERSVSVAVARDYRAFLRLEPNVDEGISDVRTGRSSTGGRVVKFDIPGDDDGENPDADGVAPNSVYEFHDLLKISNHGTQPITVWSAYDGGDFKELALVTDAGRLSESPPTLEVGENINVGLYIDTHGTDTGKYDETLTVVAERVGGNHD, from the coding sequence ATGAAACGGCGTAGTCTCCTCGCGGGCGTGGGTGCGCTAGCCGGGGCCGGCACATTCACCTTTGGCACCGGTGCGTTCACCAGCGTCAGCGCCGAGCGAAGCGTTTCCGTTGCCGTCGCGAGAGATTACCGTGCATTTCTTCGTCTCGAACCCAACGTCGACGAGGGAATCAGCGATGTTCGGACTGGACGGTCCTCCACAGGCGGGAGGGTCGTGAAGTTCGATATCCCAGGTGACGACGATGGTGAAAACCCGGATGCAGACGGCGTTGCTCCGAACTCCGTCTATGAATTTCACGATCTTCTTAAGATCAGCAACCACGGAACGCAGCCGATCACCGTCTGGAGTGCGTACGACGGTGGTGACTTCAAGGAGCTGGCACTCGTCACCGATGCGGGCCGCCTCTCCGAGAGTCCGCCGACGCTCGAAGTCGGAGAGAACATCAACGTCGGCCTGTACATCGACACGCACGGAACAGACACGGGCAAATATGACGAGACGCTGACGGTCGTCGCCGAGCGAGTCGGTGGCAATCACGACTGA
- a CDS encoding DHH family phosphoesterase, giving the protein MCARLVVGSSSLARTFVGRLRNDHQPLVVCNTDRRFLDDLEADDFQGTIVYGEPSDPATLSGIETEIGSVLALDDDPAVTVSALETAAATFPEAFTLGYVPAQANGVELDAIERLADRVVDATAALGTSIAERVTEASARMRHLRRALDAVDGQLAVVMHDNPDPDAIASAVALTRLAEHVGCPAEACYFGTISHQENRAFVNVLDIDLRQLDPDASLEAYDGFALVDHSRPGVNDQLPDDTPIDIVIDHHPPRGPVDATYADLRHDVGATSTLLVEYLQQSTIGIDETVATALLFGIRIDTNEFRREVSPPDFEAAATLLDAADLGTLQRIESPSIAPETLETLARAITNRTRHGPAVLSGVGQLRNRDALAQAADRLLNIEGVTTTLVYGLDDRTIYVSARTRGADLDLGEALRDAFGQIGSAGGHADMAGAQIELGVMEDEETPIEEVAEGIVTDRFLDVLEARWNRPLGVTTGEQYLVESEDVDTSVVVSPPEGESLESLTDDSV; this is encoded by the coding sequence ATGTGTGCGCGGCTGGTGGTGGGCAGTAGCTCACTCGCACGGACGTTCGTCGGTCGGCTTCGAAACGACCACCAGCCGCTGGTCGTCTGCAACACCGATCGACGATTTCTCGACGACCTGGAGGCCGACGACTTCCAGGGGACGATCGTCTACGGTGAGCCGTCCGATCCAGCGACGCTGTCGGGTATCGAGACCGAGATCGGAAGCGTCCTCGCACTCGACGACGATCCGGCAGTGACAGTCTCGGCCCTGGAGACGGCAGCCGCCACGTTCCCGGAGGCGTTCACGCTGGGATACGTTCCAGCGCAGGCCAACGGCGTCGAGCTAGACGCGATCGAACGGCTCGCCGACCGTGTCGTCGATGCCACGGCCGCGCTCGGGACTTCGATTGCCGAGCGCGTGACGGAGGCGAGCGCCCGGATGCGACACCTGCGCCGAGCGCTCGACGCCGTCGACGGGCAGTTAGCGGTCGTCATGCACGACAATCCCGACCCAGACGCCATCGCCAGCGCAGTCGCGCTCACGCGGCTGGCCGAACACGTCGGCTGCCCGGCCGAAGCCTGTTACTTCGGGACGATCAGCCACCAGGAGAACCGGGCGTTCGTCAACGTTCTGGACATCGATCTCCGACAACTCGACCCCGACGCCTCGCTCGAGGCGTACGACGGGTTCGCACTGGTCGACCATTCCCGACCGGGGGTCAACGACCAGCTGCCCGACGACACGCCGATCGACATCGTGATCGACCACCACCCACCACGGGGGCCGGTCGACGCCACCTACGCCGATCTCCGTCACGACGTCGGCGCGACGAGTACGCTGCTGGTCGAGTACCTCCAGCAGTCGACCATCGGGATCGACGAGACCGTCGCGACGGCGTTGCTGTTCGGGATTCGGATCGACACCAACGAGTTCCGACGGGAGGTCAGCCCCCCCGACTTCGAGGCGGCGGCGACCTTGCTCGACGCTGCGGATCTGGGAACACTCCAGCGGATCGAGAGCCCGTCCATTGCGCCGGAGACCCTGGAGACGCTGGCCAGGGCGATCACCAATCGAACCCGACACGGCCCGGCCGTACTGAGCGGTGTCGGACAGCTCCGCAACCGCGACGCCCTGGCCCAGGCGGCTGATCGCCTGTTGAACATCGAGGGCGTGACGACGACGTTGGTCTACGGCCTCGACGACCGGACGATCTACGTTTCCGCGCGCACCAGGGGCGCGGATCTGGACCTCGGCGAAGCGCTGCGCGACGCGTTCGGCCAGATCGGCAGCGCCGGCGGCCACGCCGACATGGCCGGTGCACAGATCGAACTCGGCGTCATGGAAGACGAGGAGACACCGATCGAGGAGGTCGCCGAGGGTATCGTCACCGATCGGTTCCTCGACGTGCTCGAAGCGCGCTGGAACCGACCGCTCGGCGTGACCACGGGCGAGCAGTACCTCGTCGAGAGCGAGGACGTCGACACGAGCGTCGTCGTCTCCCCGCCAGAAGGCGAGTCGCTCGAAAGCCTGACCGACGATAGCGTCTGA
- a CDS encoding amidohydrolase: MSETIDHDRLVGLRREFHRHPEPAWREFYTTVRIVEECRRIGVDRLVVGPDLLVTESRTAVPDDADLEAWLERARQRDVDLALLDRLRDGQTGAMAVLERGEGPTVALRVDIDALPREESTDDEHLPAAEGFRAETPAMHACGHDAHATIGLGVLEAIANSDFRGTFKVVFQPAEEVVGGGRAIAKSGHLDDVDYLFALHIGLDHPTGEVVAGIGDFLAVRHFRADFRGESAHAGANPQAGRNAVQAMATAVQNLYAIPRHEDGATRINAGDVGGGSATNIVPEDAYIEGEVRGETDALMEYMSEKADRVLEHAAAMHDCEVSIATHAEAPSAESDEALVDIVAEAADDVESVTSLLERAPLGGSEDATFLMQRVQERGGLATYVGIGTDHPGGHHTATFDVDEPSLSIGVDVLSRAILRLPPVE; the protein is encoded by the coding sequence ATGTCCGAGACGATCGACCACGACCGACTCGTCGGGCTCCGACGTGAGTTCCACCGCCACCCTGAACCTGCCTGGCGGGAGTTCTATACGACTGTGCGCATCGTCGAGGAGTGTCGTCGAATCGGGGTCGACCGACTCGTCGTCGGTCCCGACCTGCTGGTCACCGAGAGCCGAACCGCCGTGCCCGACGACGCCGACCTGGAGGCGTGGCTCGAACGGGCGCGCCAGCGAGACGTCGACCTCGCGTTGCTCGACCGACTTCGGGATGGCCAGACGGGCGCGATGGCCGTCCTCGAACGGGGCGAAGGACCGACCGTCGCACTCAGAGTCGACATCGACGCCCTCCCTCGCGAGGAGTCGACCGACGACGAGCACTTGCCCGCGGCCGAGGGGTTCCGCGCTGAGACGCCCGCGATGCACGCCTGCGGCCACGACGCCCACGCGACGATCGGCCTGGGTGTCCTCGAAGCGATCGCCAACAGTGACTTTCGGGGCACGTTCAAAGTCGTCTTCCAGCCCGCGGAGGAGGTCGTCGGCGGCGGGAGAGCGATCGCCAAGAGCGGTCACCTCGACGACGTCGACTACCTCTTTGCCCTGCATATCGGACTCGATCATCCCACCGGCGAGGTGGTCGCCGGGATCGGTGACTTCCTGGCCGTCCGGCACTTCCGTGCGGACTTCAGGGGCGAGTCGGCCCACGCCGGCGCGAACCCGCAGGCCGGCCGCAACGCCGTCCAGGCCATGGCGACCGCCGTCCAGAACCTCTATGCAATCCCGCGCCACGAAGACGGGGCGACCCGGATCAACGCCGGTGACGTCGGTGGCGGGTCGGCGACCAACATCGTCCCCGAAGACGCCTACATCGAGGGGGAAGTCCGCGGCGAGACCGACGCTCTCATGGAGTACATGTCCGAGAAGGCTGATCGCGTGCTCGAACACGCCGCCGCGATGCACGACTGCGAGGTCTCGATCGCTACCCATGCGGAGGCCCCGAGCGCCGAGAGTGACGAGGCGCTCGTCGATATCGTCGCCGAGGCCGCCGACGATGTCGAATCGGTAACGTCACTGCTCGAACGTGCGCCGCTGGGCGGCAGCGAGGACGCGACCTTCCTCATGCAGCGTGTCCAGGAACGCGGCGGCTTGGCTACCTACGTCGGAATCGGGACCGACCACCCTGGCGGTCACCACACTGCCACGTTCGACGTCGACGAACCGTCGCTGTCGATCGGTGTCGACGTACTCTCGCGGGCGATCCTACGGCTCCCGCCGGTCGAATAG
- a CDS encoding thiamine pyrophosphate-dependent enzyme — protein MSAFSAIGEEREIDQNEFTPGIEPQPTWCPGCGDFGVLKALKGAMTEVGRNPDEVALFTGIGCSGKLNSYFESYGFHTIHGRSLPVARAAKLANPGVEVVAAGGDGDGYGIGGNHFLHTARENHDMTYIVFNNEIFGLTKGQTSPTSPKGHKSKTQPSGSAKMPLRPLSLALTAGASYVARTAAVNPNQAKEIIAEAIEHDGFAHIDFLTQCPTWNKDAKQYVPYTDIQQSDEYEHDVTDRREAAEMMYQTEDKLYEGEVLTGRYYVEDDRPSYGEEKRMIGEMPDEPLAERYFDADAEWERSYELIDKHK, from the coding sequence ATGAGTGCATTCTCAGCAATCGGAGAGGAACGCGAGATCGACCAGAACGAGTTCACACCCGGCATCGAGCCCCAGCCGACGTGGTGTCCTGGCTGTGGTGACTTCGGTGTCCTGAAAGCCCTGAAGGGCGCGATGACCGAAGTCGGGCGCAACCCCGACGAGGTCGCCCTCTTCACGGGGATCGGCTGTTCGGGCAAGCTCAACAGCTACTTCGAATCCTACGGCTTCCACACGATCCACGGGCGCTCGCTGCCCGTCGCTCGTGCGGCGAAGCTCGCAAACCCCGGCGTCGAGGTCGTCGCCGCCGGCGGAGACGGTGACGGCTACGGGATCGGTGGGAACCACTTCCTCCACACCGCCCGTGAGAACCACGACATGACCTACATCGTGTTCAACAACGAGATCTTCGGCCTCACCAAGGGCCAGACCTCGCCCACGTCGCCGAAGGGGCACAAGTCCAAGACCCAGCCCAGCGGCTCCGCGAAGATGCCGCTGCGGCCACTCTCGCTGGCGTTGACCGCAGGGGCATCCTACGTCGCACGGACTGCCGCGGTCAACCCCAACCAGGCCAAGGAGATCATCGCCGAAGCCATCGAACACGACGGCTTCGCGCACATCGACTTCCTGACGCAGTGCCCGACCTGGAACAAGGACGCAAAGCAGTACGTTCCCTACACAGACATCCAGCAGTCCGACGAGTACGAACACGACGTCACCGACCGTCGCGAGGCCGCGGAGATGATGTACCAGACCGAGGACAAGCTCTACGAGGGCGAAGTGCTGACCGGCCGGTACTACGTCGAGGACGACCGGCCGTCCTACGGCGAGGAGAAACGGATGATCGGCGAGATGCCCGATGAGCCGCTCGCAGAGCGGTACTTCGACGCTGACGCCGAGTGGGAGCGATCCTACGAACTCATCGACAAACACAAGTAA
- a CDS encoding DUF7521 family protein: MSPHFDIGLPSAVVAFKTMTLLLGGLITYFSYRAYKRTGSPALRALAIGFGFVTIGALLAGVTDVFVDVPINLTLAIESGLTTLGFAVIVYSLYAQE, encoded by the coding sequence ATGAGCCCGCATTTCGACATCGGCCTCCCGAGCGCCGTCGTCGCGTTCAAGACGATGACGCTGTTGCTCGGTGGCCTCATCACGTACTTCTCGTATCGAGCGTACAAGCGAACCGGCTCCCCGGCACTCCGGGCGCTGGCGATCGGCTTCGGCTTCGTGACGATCGGCGCCTTACTGGCGGGCGTGACCGACGTCTTCGTCGATGTCCCCATCAACCTCACCCTGGCGATCGAGAGTGGACTGACCACGCTCGGATTCGCCGTCATCGTCTACTCGCTGTACGCCCAGGAGTGA